Below is a genomic region from uncultured Sunxiuqinia sp..
ATAATAAACAAGATGTAGCTATCCCTATCGCCAAACTAAAAATACTAATAAGAAAAAATTTTTTGTGCTTAATACTGTTTCTAAATATTAACCTTAAGTTGTACATAGTCAATTCTTCTATTCAGGTTACGTCTCTCTGGAACTTTCTTATTCATACCTCAACGCATCCACCGGATTTCTCGTAGCTGCCCGCCAGCTTTGCCAACTCACGGTCAGCAGCGCAATTCCCAATGCCAAGATTCCGGCTAAAGCAAAAATCCACCAACTCAGGTTGGTCTTGTAGGCAAAGTTTTCGAGCCATTTGTTCATAGCGAACCAAGCTATTGGCGTGGCGATTACAAACGCGCTTGCCACCCATTTCACAAAGTCTTTATTGAGCATCGCCATCACTTCCGAAATTTTGGCACCGTTCACTTTGCGGATGCCGATTTCTTTGGTTCGCTGGCGGCTCATTAGCAGCGACAACCCAAATAAACCGAGGCTGGAAATCAGGATTGCAATTGCTGCAAGCAAACCAATGGTTTTTGAAAAGTGAATATCTTCTTCATACATTCGTCGTAAAATATCGTCGGTAATTTCAAAGTTAAAAGGAGTGCTGCCACCGCTGTTCTCCCAGACAGTTTTCAAGGCTTGAATCGTTTTTTGAAAATTCGCCGTGTTGATCCGAATGGCTACATCCTTACTCATACCTGGGTTCAATCCGATGACCATTGGCGTAATGGCATCGTGTAAGGAAAACATGTTAAAGTCGCTAACTACGCCAACTACGGGGCCAAATGCTGTTTGCTCACCCAAAACATCCGTCAGCCCTAAGGTTTTAATGGCTGATTCATTCACCAAAACGCCGGTGTTTGTTCCCTGCTCATCAAAGTCGGAACCCATCAAAATTCTCATGCCCATGGTTTCGGCGAAATGGTAGTCAACAAATAGTCCGGAGACTTTTACCTGCTCGGTGCGGTCATCAACTCTCGGAATTGAAATATACATCCGGTTGTCGCTTGGCGGCATCCACAAGGTTCCGGAAATGCTTTCTACATTGGGATTTTTTAGGGCTTCCTGTTTAAACAATTTTAAGTCGTGATCGCCTAATGGAATACGGATCAATCCTTCTTTTACAAAACCGAGATCTTTTGAAAATGAATACTGAACTTGTTTTTGCACCAGGAACATCATCGATATAAGAATGATGAAAACGGTGAGTTGAAACACTACCATTCCCTGGCGAAAACTGAATTGTGCCCTGCCTTTGGCTATACTTCCTTTTAAAATTTGAAGAATGTTGATGGCTGAAAAACGTAACGCAACAAACAAGCCCGAAATGGCTCCGGTTGTAAGCGCAATCGCAAATAGAATAGCAACGATAAAAGCAAAGTGATTTACCAGCGAAAGTGTGTACGATTTTCCTAAAAGTTGGCCTATAAATGGTAGCAAAAGCTGCGCGACAATTAAGGCGAATGGTAGGGCGATCGTTGAAATTAAGGCCGACTCAAGCACCAACTGCCCAATGAGCGATTTCCGGGAAGCGCCGCACACGCTGCGAACAGCAAAATTCCGCCATTGTTGAATGGTTTTTGCCAACGATAAATTTAGGTAATTGATGCAGGCAATGAATAAAATGAGCACAGCCACAAACATCAGCAAAAAAACCATTTGTAGATTACCAAGATCTGAGCTGTTGTTGTCAATAATTTTTTGGGAGTGAAAATAGATGTCCGGAAACGCCTGCAAAGAGAACTCAAGAGCATTATTATCGGTTTCGTTTAGCTTGCCGAGCTGTTCAAGTTTAGTCTGAAATTGCTCGACCGAAGTACCTTCTTTCAATAAAAAATAATTGGAGAAGTAAACACCCACCCAGTCTTCTTTGATTTCGAATTCCCGCAGATCATCTCCCACACCAATCATATTTTCAGTTAGATCGGCGGCCCCAAAATCAATATTCACAATAAACGGAGCTTTCACGGTTGAACTTCTCGGAATGTCTTTGAAAATGGCAGCTACTTCCAGATCGAATTCCTTTCCCTGATGTTTTAATTGGAGGATTTTGCCAACTGGATTTTCCGATCCGAAATATTTGGTTGCAGAACTTTTGCTAATTAAAATTTTGGTTTGGTCATGGTCAAAATCGTTCAGACTTCCCTGAAGTACTTCGACCCCAAATGCGCGGAAAAAAGACGATTCTGTGCAAAGCAAAAGTGGCTCTTCAATATACTCCGTATTTTTTTCGACTTCAACATCCCGAATAACGTACTGATGAACGGCTTCTTCAATTTCGGCAAATTGTTCCTTGGCAACTTCGCTCAATACAAAAGGGGTGTTTGCCCAGGTGTTATCGTCGTTTTCATTGAAATTCAGTACGCGATAAATACGATCGGTGTTGGCGAACGATTGGTTGTAGCTGAATTCATTAAAGACATAAACCGTGATAACAGCAACAATAGCTAGTCCGAGAACTAAACCGGTAAGGCTGATGAAGAAGTTCAGTTTATCAGCAAAAATGCGTCTGAAAGCAATTCGAACTTGATTTATTGGATTCATTATTTGGTTTTATTGTTATTCATACCTCAATGCCTCCACCGGATTTCTCATGGCGGCTTTCCAGCTTTGCCAACTCACAGTCAGCAGCGCAATTCCCAATGCCAAGATTCCGGCTAAAGCAAAAATCCACCAACTCAAGTTGGTTTTGTAGGCAAAGTTTTCGAGCCAGCGACTCATGGCGTACCAGGCAACAGGCGTAGCAATTACAAAAGCAATGGCCACCCATTTCACAAAGTCTTTGTTGAGCATCGTCATCACTTCCGAAATTTTGGCACCGTTTACTTTTCTTATGCCAATTTCTTTGATCCGATCCCGACCAATAAAAATGACAAGCCCAAGTAATCCGGCAACCGACAAAAGAATAGTCCAGAGCGAAACGAATTCGATGAAACGGGCCATCTTTTCTTCCTTGGCGTAAAGTTGATTTAAAGAGTCATCCAGAAAATGTACTTCAAACTGATTCTTTGTGTCAAACTTATGAGCAGTATTTTTAATGTATTGGATCGTTTGCGTATAGTTTCCGGGCAAAATCCGAAGCAATAACTGATACTTTCGCGCATCAGTTCGCCAAAAAGCCATGGGCGGAACTTCTGATTTCAATGATGAGAAGTTAAAATCTTTGGCAATCCCAACAATCTGTCCTCTTTCATTAAAAGAATTAATCCTTCGCTCCAAAGGATTTTTCCAGCCAAATTCTGCGACAGCCTTCTCATTCACAATAAAATCATTGACTTCTGCCTTTGAGTTCTTCGAAAATGCTTGACCGTCCACCATCTCAACTTTAAAAAAATCAAGGAAACGATCATCAATTGGCCAGCATGTAAATTGAATGTACTGCCCGTCAACTTC
It encodes:
- a CDS encoding ABC transporter permease yields the protein MNPINQVRIAFRRIFADKLNFFISLTGLVLGLAIVAVITVYVFNEFSYNQSFANTDRIYRVLNFNENDDNTWANTPFVLSEVAKEQFAEIEEAVHQYVIRDVEVEKNTEYIEEPLLLCTESSFFRAFGVEVLQGSLNDFDHDQTKILISKSSATKYFGSENPVGKILQLKHQGKEFDLEVAAIFKDIPRSSTVKAPFIVNIDFGAADLTENMIGVGDDLREFEIKEDWVGVYFSNYFLLKEGTSVEQFQTKLEQLGKLNETDNNALEFSLQAFPDIYFHSQKIIDNNSSDLGNLQMVFLLMFVAVLILFIACINYLNLSLAKTIQQWRNFAVRSVCGASRKSLIGQLVLESALISTIALPFALIVAQLLLPFIGQLLGKSYTLSLVNHFAFIVAILFAIALTTGAISGLFVALRFSAINILQILKGSIAKGRAQFSFRQGMVVFQLTVFIILISMMFLVQKQVQYSFSKDLGFVKEGLIRIPLGDHDLKLFKQEALKNPNVESISGTLWMPPSDNRMYISIPRVDDRTEQVKVSGLFVDYHFAETMGMRILMGSDFDEQGTNTGVLVNESAIKTLGLTDVLGEQTAFGPVVGVVSDFNMFSLHDAITPMVIGLNPGMSKDVAIRINTANFQKTIQALKTVWENSGGSTPFNFEITDDILRRMYEEDIHFSKTIGLLAAIAILISSLGLFGLSLLMSRQRTKEIGIRKVNGAKISEVMAMLNKDFVKWVASAFVIATPIAWFAMNKWLENFAYKTNLSWWIFALAGILALGIALLTVSWQSWRAATRNPVDALRYE